DNA from Deltaproteobacteria bacterium:
TCGGATCAATTTTGCGAATTTCGAAGATTAACTTTTGCTCGCGACTCAGGTGCACGAAAAAATAAATGAGCATTAAAAGGCAGGAAGTCGTCGCGATAGTATCAAATGTGAAGCTTTTTAGCGCCGGAAGCGCCAGGTAAGTGAACACAAGAACAGCGCCTAACCACATCCGAATCGGAAACATCATTTGGCCGACGGCGTGTAGAATTTCGTTTTCGCTTCGACCGCCGCGCTCGAGAAGCTTTCTGGCCCAAATCTTCGCCATTTGAAGCCTTCGAGCGCCTATGTAGGCAGCCGATCCAAACGTTAAAACGAGCAAAGCGAAACCAGCGATGATGGCCCAATGCTCGGTTTGAATATGGCGAATCGATTCGAAGTTCATTGATGCTGGAGTTCGTAGCATCCTTCTATTTTCAGTTCAGACCTGAGGCTTTTGAAATCGAGAAGCGAAATATATTAGATAATCGTCTCAGTTCGAGACGTTAGCCTTTTCAACTTTGCCAGACCCGTAAACATATTCGTCTGGCCAGCCGCGCTGATTGTACAAGCTTGCCATTGTTCTGCCATAGGCGCCGGCATCAAAGACGGCAAGTCGGTCACCTTGTTCGACACGGGCGAGATCTCGGTCTCGACCTAGGAAGTCAGCGGATTCACAAATGGGTCCAACGACATCCATAAGTCTCTTCACAATGAGGCCATCCGCCCTTGGTCCGTGGCGCCTCGCCAGAGGTTCAATTCGATGTTGAGCTTCGTAAAGCGCAGGTCGAATTAAAAGATTCATCCCGCCGTCGACAATCACAAAAGTTTTGTGAGGAGTTTCTTTTACGTATTGAACTTCCGTCACCAATAGACCGCAGCGGGCGATCAGCCAGCGGCCTGGTTCGGTGAGGACCTCCAGCAAAAGACGATTTTGAATATCGACTCCGAGATGCTTTTTAAGAAGCTCGGCATGGCGTTGAACAACTTCAAACTCCAAAGATTCATCATTTGTTTCATACCGAATACCAAGACCACCGCCGACGTCAAAACGGTCAAGTAGCCAACCTGTTTCTTGGCGCAGCTCCCTTTGTAATCGCGCGCCGATTTCAATCGCCTCGTCGAGAGCGACGAGGTCGAGAAGTTGGGAGCCGATGTGAAGGCTTAATCCGCGAAGTCGTAGAAGCGGCATCGTTTTCAGCATTCTAACGGCTTCGCGAATGCCAGACTCTTCAAGACCAAACTTGTTTTCTTGGAGTCCAGTCGTAATGTACGGGTGGGTTTCTGGGCAGACGTTTGGATTTAGGCGCAAGCCGATGTCGATTAATCGTCGACCGCCCCCAGGTCCCTTCGAGATCGCTTCCGCGATCTCGCTGATTCGCTGAAGTTCACCTAGACTTTCGACGTTGATTTGCCCAATTCCCTTTTGAATTGCGAACTCGATTTCAGATTTTGTCTTGGCGACTCCTGAAAACAATATGTCCTGAGCTTGAAAGCCAGCACCCATCGATACAGCCGCTTCGCCACTTGAAACCACGTCCGCTTTTATTCCGAAGGACGCCAATTTTTTTAATAGCAGAGGATTCGTATTCGCTTTAGTTGCGTAATGGACCGAGATCGGAAGCCCGGCCTCGCGATAGGTCTTCAACATAAACTGCGCGCGGGCGACAACGTGATCAGCATTATAGAAATAAAACGGAGTCGGCATTGTTCCGACTAGGTCCATGACGCTTTCCCGAGATTGACCGAGGACGATCTTGCCATCGGCAATATCGAAAGCGTTCGAACTCATACGCTTGTGCCCGGCGAATCTAAGCCAAATTCACTGTGAAGCGCTTGAGCAGCTTCTTTCAATTTTGCTTGGTCGATGACCGCGCTGATTTTTATTTCCGAAGTTGTCACCAAGTGAATGGGCACTCCTGTTTTAGCAAGCACTGCGAAAAATCTTGCGGCGACACCGGGGTGGTTTCGCATTCCTACACCGACAACCGAAAGTTTAGCCATATTTTCAATCAGCGTGACTTGCTCTGGTTTGTCGACAAAGTCCTTCAATGCTTGGCGCGAAAGAGGAATATCTTCTTTTGTTACTGAAAATGCGAGGCGCTGCCCTTCGGATGTTTCACTTTGAGTGATGATGTCGACCACTACTCCTTTTTTTGCAAGTGTGTCGAAAAGCCGCGCCAGGAAGTCTGGTCCGGTCGGAACTGGGAAAAGTTTAAAGACGGCAGTGTTTGCGTCGTGAGTGATGGCCGAGACCACGGGTTGCTCAATTTGAATATTCATTTTGCTGGATCCTTTTTTACCTGATTGGCCATTCGAATGGCCTGCTGCTTGGTCATGAGTGGCAGGTAGAACATCTGGTAATATCCAAGTTCCTTCTCGATCTTCGAATGTCGAGCGCAAGTGAACTTTGACGTGATATTTGGCTGCAATTTCAACGCAGCGGATATGAAGAACCTTCGAACCCAGTGCCGCCATCTCCATCATCTCTTCGCAAGATAGGAAGGGGATTTCCCGCGCTTTTTCTACAAGGCGCGGATCGGCCGTGAATACGGCTGGGACATCCGTGTAAATTTCGCAGTCGCACTTGGCACGGCCTTGAATTGCCGCAGCCAGAGCGACCGCTGTCGTATCACTTCCGCCGCGACCGAGCGTCGTGATATTGTCGTCCTCATCCACGCCTTGAAAGCCTGCGACGACGGGAACTGCGCCACTTGCGACGATGTTAAAGATGGGATCTGTGTCGATCGATTGGATCCGGGCTTTGGCAAATGTCGAATCTGTTCGAATGCCCAGCTGATACGCCAAAAGGGGCTGCGCTTTGATTCCGCGTTTTTGAAGAGCGATAGCGAGCAGAGAAATCGAAACCTGCTCTCCACTGGCGATTAACATGTCGTAAGCGGAGCCCCGATAATCGGGGTCGATTTTTTCCGCGAGCGCAATGAGGCGATTAGTTTCGCCGGACATCGCACTTACAACCACCACTGGTTTTTGCCCCAGCTTGATTTCTCTGGTCAGGCGATCCGCCAAAGATTCGATTCTTTCGATTGAGCCGACCGAGGTTCCGCCATATTTTTTTACGATTAATCCATCCACAAATCTGACTGTACCTTACTGGGAACGTCCGAGTCACAGGTCTTTGCCTTCCGCTAGTTTCATCATCACGCGTTAAGTCATTGATAACTAACAAAACACGCGGTGCGGCAGGCGTTTGCGGAATGTCGTCTGCGTCTTTACGCTATTAACACTGGCCACGAATGTCTAACGGCCAAAGGAGCACTAACGTGAGCATTTCGCGCAAAAATAAAACTTCACGCATGTTGAACGAATTCTCGGTTTCGGCCGTGGCCTTGTTGGCCGCCGGTTTGTTGACTTGGTCGCTTGCAGGTTGCTCGTCGAACCCGCACAAGGCCGAAGAAATTGAAACCAAGATCGACAATCAGGGTCAGATCTCTGGCGACACAAGCTTGGGCGTCAAAGAAGGCAACATGATTGTTCAAAAGAAAGTCATGATGAATGAGGAACTTCGCCTTTTGCAAAACGATGTTTACGAAACAGAAGACCGCGTTTACGGAAATCGAAAGTACGGATCAAAGGGCCTTTATGGAGTTCTGAAAGACTGCCGCGCGGAGCTTTCAACAAAAGCAATGGGCGGGACTGGTAAACTTCAGTTCACGGAACCTATCGACCGTGTGACAGATAAAGTTGAAGAATACAAAATCGGTCTCGATGATAAGAAGCAGCTGATTGGTGTATCAGAAGAGTTTTTGAAAGACCGCATCGAGCGTTTCAAGCAGTACAAGCTTGTTTTGCAGAAGCGCCAAGACGAATACGAAGACAAAGTTGAAATTTGCAAAACCGAGTTGAAAGGCCGTCAAGCCGAAGCCGCAAAACTGAAGCAAGACGCAGCCAAGCTTGGTCAGCCGATGGGAAACACCGCTAGCGAGTCGTCAGAATCTAACTAAAGGACTTGTCAGCGTATGGAAATAACACCGGATCGATCGAAACCTGCTGAAGCCGCTAGTGCGCTTGATCCGGCAATGCCGACTCCACTTTCTGAGGCGTCGGATATTCAAGTTTTGAACCTCGCTCACAAAGCGACGCAAATTATTGAGGCATTTCCCGATCGACACCCAAACCCTCGCGAGCTGGAAGAAATTACCAGAGTGTTTGGTTTGGATTTGGCGACGGTGGCTTTGGTGAAAATACTCAGTCAAATCTCACCTAATCGGTTTTTTCTCGAACGCGTTGACCAAGCCTATCGCGATTTGAAATCAAAAGACTTTACCGTGCAACTAACTGAACTGGGAAAGCTAACGCCTGAGCTATGCGTGATCGAAAGTCACGACCCGTTTGCGCCCGGCTCTGCTTGGGGAAAGCACGTCGAACAATGGCGCGCGTGGGCCCGGGAATGTGGTTACACCACGGAAGTAATTCGGACCAAGCCCGGAAATCATCCGTTGGAGAACGCAGATCTGATTCGGAAGCAGCTTTCAGAAATGCCGCACGATAATCGTATCGTTGCGACACTCGGCCAGGGCGGGGCAGAGTTTCGAATTTTAGTAGAAAAACTTTTGAAGTCGGCACCGCACGAGCTTCATGGTATTCAGATGTGGCTGAATGTTGCAGGTCTTGTAAGAGGCGCATCGGGTCCCCAGGCGCCAAATAAGATCGATAAAAAAATTAATGGCTTTGGCTACCGCCTCCGCGGATGGCCTTCCGACATAGCGGGCTATCTCTCGAGTGCAAATGCGCGTCTCGCAATCGAACCTGATTTTAGCGGCCTTACTTTTGTCTGTGTTTCAATGGTGGGTCTACCGAACATTTTGTCGGCTCCGGTCGGGATCAAGGGTGCTTTCCAGAGTCTTGGTATCAATGGACCAAACGATGGGGTTGCGATGTTTCACGAATCGATTGTTCGGCCAGGTTACATCGTCCCGGTGTCGGGAATGAGTCACCGGGCCGAGTCGGAGCGACTAGGCCCGTGGTTGAAGTCAGTGTTATTAGCTTTCCAAGAGGACTTTATTCTTGATTCGAAGAGTCGTCGTCGTCTCCAAATTGACCTCTAAATTTTTTTGAAAACTTCCTTAATAGTTTCGCCGCTTCTTGCTTTTGCTCTGGGCTGAGCTTGGCGTGAAACTCCGCAATTTTCGTGATCCACTTGTCGGTAAGTATCTGGCGTTTAGCCTGTTGTGAAGCCATGAGCTTTCGGATTTGTGTGACATCCGCTTTGTCAGTAGTCATTTGTTTCTCAACCTCGTCAGCAAGTTCCTTTCGGTTGGGCTTCATGTTTTTGAAATCTTCTGCTGCTTGTTTTGCGAGTACTTCGACGCGTAAGTTGCGCGATCTTCGATCGACATTTTGCAGCCAGAAAGGCCAGTTAGAGCTACAACGGCCAGAGTAGAGAGTGAAAGTGTGCGGGCGAGTCGGTTGAAGGCGATTTTCATGATCGGTCTCCTTTGGGTTGCGGGTGATCCGCGCAATTAGAAACGTGATTGAGAATGCGCAAAAGTTTTCGAAACATCAGACCCAGCCCGTTGAAGTGCGCGTGCAGCAAGTCGGTGAGAACTTGCAAATTGACGTGAAGGATTACGGCATCGGCATGTCGCAAAACGAAGCCGATAAAGTTTTCGAGATGTTTTATCGTGCAGACTCTTCACGGGGACGTGAGACCGGAGGTTATGGGCTTGGACTTCCGCTGGTAAAAGCCATCGTGCAGGCGCAGGGCGGGGATCTTCAGGTCTTAGACTCCGCGCTTGAGCACGGATGCACGTTTAGGTTTGTACTTCCGCTAGGTTCTTAGGTGGTGTTTCGACCATCTTTGAAACGTTATCTCGAAGACACTCTTGACCGATTAACGCGACGCAAGATAGGTCGTGGGCAAATCAATTGGAGGTCTTATGAAATCTTTCGTTACTGCACTTGCATTCGCCGCAATCCTTTCCGTTGCACCATGTTTAGTTGAAGCACAGGGCTCTTCGTACAACACGAATAGCTCAAAAGCCTTTAAGGTACTGCTGGCAAACAGCCACGTACATGTTTCATTTCTGCAAGAAGAAGATCCAGCGGCCAAACCAGTCCGCGTTTCTTCGCTACTTGAGGGCATGCTCACCACCGTCGACGGAAATGCGACGTATCTCGCGATGACAACACAAACTTGCGCAGTCGAGTCAGCGGATGTCGTCAGCTGCGAGCTTCACATTTTGAGCTCGGATCGGAAGAGCGATCTTTCGCCCGCAGAAAACATGACTGAGTCGTCTACCGCGATCCAATATAAAGTGAACGTGAAGACCATGAAATTGATTGGCAAACCGACGTATTTCATCGCCGGATAAGTTCAGCATAAAGATTGCTCTCTTGGGCCGCTGGAATCCCATTTAGGTAGAGATGAAGGCGGTCAAAAGTGAATGCGAGCTGGCTCGGCGTTTCGGCGACAATTTGCGGCAATTTGACCGACAGTTGTTCGGTGGTTTTTAGATTAGCCTTGCTAGCTCTTCTATCGATTTCGATCGGTTGTACTCGGCCCGAACGTACATCGAATTTAGAAGTTTTGGAATTCAGTGTTTCTGATTTAGAAACTCCGTCTGCTTCATCATCGGCCGACCTAAGCCCGATGGATTCGACGATGTCACCGGTCATGCAACCAGCACCGGCACCGGCTTATAACATCTCTGCGCCAGACGGCGTTACGCCTCCGGATCCTGTTCGGCTCAGCGAGAAACCAGATCTTTCACAGGGACCATTGGCGTACAAGAATTCGGAATTCACTTTGGATCTTCGCACGTCCTCTAAACCAGAAGACGTCGGGAGGCCATGGGGCGCAGTCCAGGGTTTAACGATGTTTCGAGGAAATCCGTCGCGAACTTTTTATGGAACTGGTCCAGTGATGCCAGCAGTACCGAAAGTTCTTTGGCGATATCCCGATCGGCCGATGTGTTCTGAATCTTGCGTTGGGAAAAACGATTGCAAACAATGGTGCGGCAGTGGATGGACGGGCCAACCGGTTGTTTATCAGCGCGCTGATGGCATAACGGAAGTCATTTTTGGCGCCTACGATCGGCAAGTGCATTTCGTCAACGCTTCCAATGGTCAGCCCACACGAAATCCGTTCCCAACAGGTGATATTATCAAGGGATCAGTGACGATTGATCCAGATGGTTTCCCACTTCTTTATTTTGGTTCACGCGACAACAAATATCGAATTCTTGCGCTTGATCGTGGCGACGCCGTGGAAGTTTATAGTCTTGATGCGTACAAAGTTCGTCGCCGCCTTTGGAACGACGATTGGGATAGCAACGGCTCGATCGTCGACGATCGTCTTTTTGTCGGTGGAGAAAACTCTTGGTTTTATGTTGTTAAACTCAATCGAAAACTGGAAAGCGACAACCGTGTCAGCGTGAAACCAGAAATCGAAGTACAGATGCCTGGGTGGACCGAGGAAATGCTTGAGATGCTTCATCCTGATAAACGCGATACGATGATTTCCATAGAAAGTTCACCCGTCGTCTTCGGCAAGCGCGCATACTGGACGAACTCGGGCGGCATGGTCGTTGGTGTTGACTGGACCCGAGTAAAAAACAAACACGCAGAAATCGTTTTCACGTTTTGGGCCGGTGACGATGCCGACGCGACTCCGATCATGGATGAAAAAGGTCACCTTTATGTCGCTGTTCAAAAAGAACTGGATAACGGGCGTGGCGTCAGGGCCTCCCGGCAACGCGTGGAAGAGATTGGACAATTGATAAAGCTAGATCCCAACAATCAAGTGAATCCCATTCTATGGTCCGCGCAGGTTCCCAGTCGAAGCGAAAACGATGATGGAGGGATTTGGTCGACACCGGCTTTGGATTTAAAGCGGAATGCCATTGTTGTAACGACTCATCCGGGGGACCTAATATCCTACGATCGATTTACTGGCCGCGAAATGTGGCGTAAAAAATTGGGCCATCACGAATGGTCGTCACCAAACATCATCGACGATCATTTGATCGTCGGCCGCTGCCAAAAAACCGGAATCGAGGCGTTCAAATTGAACGAGCACGGCACCAATCCAGTTACGCAATGGGTGACTAAGGCGCCTAGAGGCTGTGTCGAATCGACGCCGGCCATCTGGAAGGGCCGAATTTACGTCGGCTCTCGCGATGGCTATTTTTATGGCCTCAGTTCCCCATAGGATCCTGTGTCTATTCGAGGATGAGGTGATCGGCTTCGGAAGTCAGTTTCACCAGAACGCCCGAGACTTGTTCGCCTTGTTGCACAGTGCAAGTCTCCTGACGAACGGGGTAGGTGCTCAAGAGATCAATATCGAGCGGGCAAGTGAACATTGGTGAAAACTGATGGTGGGGTTTTCGTAAATCCAAATCAATTTTGAACTCACAGGCACCACCCGCGAGCGGCGTGACCTGACCGACATCCGCAATGAACTGCGCGACTTCGGGACCACACGCGAGCGCTGGACTTGAAGACACCAAAATCGCTGCGAGCAAAAAGCTTTTCATCGCAAAACCTCCTCGTTTTATTTTCATTACTTGTTAAGAACGTACGCGAAGATCAGCGGGGCGACGATGGTCGCATCTGATTCGATCACATAGCGCGGGGTTTCAACTCCCAGTTTTCCCCAAGTGATTTTTTCATTTGGAATCGCACCTGAGTACGAACCGTATGATGTGGTCGAGTCCGAGATCTGGCAAAAGTAGCCCCAGAGTGGAACATGATCGCGCTTTAAATCTTGGTGAAGCATGGGTACGACACAAATCGGGAAGTCGCCGGCAATCCCGCCGCCGATTTGGAAAAACCCAATCGAAGACTTGGGTGCCACTTCTGTGTACCAAGCAGCCAATTCTGTCATGTACTCGATACCGGATCGAACGGTGTGAACGTTTTTGATTCCGCCGTCGATAACATACGATGCGAAGATGTTACCAAGAGTTGCGTCTTCCCAACCTGGGACAATCATTGGCAGGTTTTTTTCCGCAGCCGCCATAAGCCACGAATCCTTCGGATCGATTTGGTAGTATTTTTTCAGTTCCCCGCTGAGTAGAATCTTGTACATAAACTGATGCGGGAAATATCGCTCGCCGGATTTGTCGGCTTTTTCCCAGTGATCAAGCACCGCTTTTTCGATTCGGCGAATGGCTTCTTCCTCGGGGATACAAGTATCTGTCACTCGGTTCAAGTGACGATCGAGGAGCTTCTGTTCGTCCTCCGGAGTCAGGTCCCGATAATTTGGAATTCGAACATAATGGTCGTGTGCGACGAGGTTGAAAACGTCCTCTTCGAGGTTTGCGCCCGTGCAGCAGATGGCGTGTACCTTATCTTGGCGGATCATTTCGGCAAGGGAAATGCCAAGTTCTGCCGTCGACATTGCGCCTGCAAGCGTAACAAGCATTTTGCCGCCGCCAGCGAGGTGCTTTTCGTAGGCTTGTGCTGCATCTTTCAGCGCGGCCGCATTAAAGTGGCGGTAGTTGTGATCGATGAACTGTCGAACGCCGCCGATTGGTGAGCTTTTGGCCGCGGTTTTGGCAGATGCTGGTGAGGATGTTGGTGTCGCCATCGTGTTTAAACCTCTCGAAAATGTTTAGATCAAACGCCCCATCTGATACCCAACCCTGGGCCCAGGTGCAACGCTTAAAAGTTTGAGTAGCATTCGGTCGAATTTTCACCTAGATAAACGGGCGCATGAATCAGCCCCCTCGCTCATCTCCGCTATATTCGCCAATTTTTGCCGCAAAGGACCTTTTTGAAACTCGCTATCATGGGGCGGATGCCGTCTTGGTAGCAGGTTCTGTAGTTCGCGGTGAAGCGTCCGCCTACTCGGACCTTGATCTTGTTGTGATTTTTCCTAAAGTGCCGGCTGCCTACCGTGAATCCTTCACTCACAAAGGTTGGCCAGTGGAAGCGTTCATCCACGATCTAGAAACTCTTCGCTATTTCTTCTATCGAGTCGATCGCCCTGAAGGATCGGCGACACTTTGTGAAATGGTCAAAGAGGGCCTCGAGGTTCCGGGCCCAAGCAAGGCGACGGACGAGGCAAAAGCTTTGGCGGCGATGATCTTGAAAGAAGGGCCGCCGGCGCTTTCGGCTGAAGAAGTTGAAGATCGGCGCTACAATATTTCCGAACTTATTGATGACCTCCGCGAACCTCGATCGCGTCACGAAATGAATGCATCGGCGGCGAGACTCTATGGCGATTTGGGTGATTTCTTTTGCCGCTCTCGCGGTGCTTGGACGGGCCTGGGTAAAGGGCTGCTGAAAAGAATAAAAAGCTTGGACCCTGCGATGGCTCGCCGTTTTTCTGATTCCTTTGATCAGGTCTTTCTGCACGGCCAACCGGCAGCGCTGATCGCGTTGACCGAGGAATGGCTAACTCCGTACGGGGGCTTCCTTTTTGATGCGTATCGCCGGGAGGCGCCCCACAACTGGCGCGGAAAGTGACTCGCTAGAACTGGTGCAAAAACAACTGCTTACTTTCTAATGTATCCGTCGAAATAAATGGGCCAATTAGACAGGTCACGCATGGCGAAGACAGTTCTGAAATATGGCAGTATCGCCAGCGGCCACGGGGCACTTGGGTCGACTGACTCATAGACGGATTCTTCATGTAAAACGCGAAACAACTTTAGCCGACAATTTTTCTTTGCGAGTTCCGCGGCAATATCCAGCCGTTTAAATTCTTCGCGATAGGTTCGTTCAAACGGCCAAAAACCAGTTAGCTGATCCCTGAGAGAAAGATCGGCTGGAAGCCGTTGATTGATACCCGCACAGAACGCCGGTGGAATCTGCGGAAGGCCGACGACTTTGTTTAGTACTATTTCGTCGGTCACTACACTGAGGTAACTACTCGTCGCTAGAAAAGCTCGGTTCGCTCGCTGGGTTGTATTGGCGTCGAGAGGTCGCCACTCGCCTTCAGCGATCAGGCCTCGGTCGACATATTCCCGATAAGCTCTTCGCTCAAGATCGAGCGCAGCTAAACCAGTCAACAGTAGTTGAAGGCTTTCCGTTGTTAAGAGCAAACTCGCAAACTGCCGAACTTCAGCCAGAGCGGCTTTCGGTTTTCCATCCAATGCACCCTGCAACAGTCGGATTTTTGTCGCGCCAAGAAGATCCAACGTATCCGGTGATGGCAAGCGATGGGGCGATAGGAACTCTTCTTTTTTTATAAGCTGGCTGAGCGGGGTTGCTAGTTCTATATCCCAAAGCCGAAACATTTCGAGCTTTTCAAATATACTAGTATCGCCTTTCAAGCGGCCCCTTTCGAGAAACGATTTGCCCTTAATCCAATCGTCTTGATACCGAAGCAGAAACTCTCGCGACGCCGCAGGCACGAGGGGTTCCTTGCGCCCATATTCAGATGTTAGCGGCGACCAGAGAACTTGATTATTAAGACGTGGACCGGCATCTGCACCAGAAGCTTTCAATAGCGGGGCAATTTCAGAGCTTTCTATAAATTCGGCATCCGCCAAATATTGTTCAAGGTGTCGGCCTTGAATTTCTTTTATTTCGTTAAGCCGGTCTGTGATGGAGCCACGAATGAGGAGCTCGATGGATAGCACGTAAAGAAAAAAGAGCGCGATCGATGAAAGCGCTCCGATAATCAGAGAGTGATGGCGGCGGATTAAGCTGGTTGGGCTCGAAGCCACGTCTTGACGTAAATCTTCCACGCTATGAGAGCATTGTTCATCTCAATGCGCGCAAGCTCAAGCTCCGCGCGCTTTTCTATCAAGACCTGGTTCCACGGATGCTCGGTCTTATACTTTTTAAATTCTGATTGGATTTCTTTCCAACGGGCCTGTGCGGCCACAATGCGGTCGCGGAGGACCTGGACCCGCTCTCGGCTTGCGCCACGCGCAATAATCCTTTTCTCATCCATCGCAATTCGCGCTTTCAATATTTCATCTGCCGATACTTTCTTCAGGCGCTTAGCTAGACCAACAACTGCCAGCAAAGCGATGACCCATTTGCTAGGGTCCCACTGGTACCATCGGACACCGTTTCGATAGTCGGCTTGGAAATAATGGTGGTAGTTGTGATAGCCTTCGCCAAACGTAAGGAATGCCATAGTAAAGCTGTCGCGAGCGGTGTTTTTATCCGTGTAAGGCTGACTTCCAAACTTGTGAGCCGCCGAGTTAATAAGAAAAGTACTGTGTTGTGAAAGTACAATGCGAGTCAGTCCGCCGACCAAAAGACCTGGCCAAAAACCGAAGCCAAATACCATTCCCAAGAGGCCAGGAACAATGAAGCCCATAAAAGTCGCAAAGAAAAGGTAGTACTTATCTTGAAGTTTAACCCAGCGATGCTGGGCAAGGTCGCGCGGGATAACGTCGACATCAGGATGGTGATCCTTGATCAACATCCAGCCTAAATGTGCATGAAAGAACCCTTTGTTTATCGTGTACGGATCCTCATCCGTATCGACCTCGCGGTGATGACGGCGATGATCGCTGGCCCAGCGAAGTGCCGAGCCCTGAAAGGCCATAGACGCGACCATTAAAAACATCATTTGAACCCACATGGGTACGTCAAAACTTCGGTGCGCAAAGTAGCGGTGGTAGCAGACGGTGATGCTGAGGTTCGAAATTGAGTAGAGGACAACGAGGAATGCCGTCAGCTCCCAGCTCCAGCCATTGTTGTACATATAAAGCGGTAATAAAATCACGGCCAACATCGGCGTCAGAACTAAGAACACCGCACTGACCCAGTTGATTTCGCGTAGCAATTCTTTGAAACTCATTTCAAGAAATCGCTTGGGATGAGAGGCGCGCGAATTTGCGTTAATTTGAACAGGGCCTGATATTTGACTGTCTTGATTCATGTTTCCTCGTCGTGGCCGAGATTTACTTCTATTCTAAAAAAACAGATCAAGAGTTGCACTCTAAAAAAGTGGAAAGATTGCTGAAAGATTTAAGAAAAGGAAGCCTCATGTGTCGTCTTCTTGCTCAGCTCGAACTGAATCCATCTTGCGGTTTGCACCATCCCCGAACTTTCTCGGCTTCCGTTTTAGCTCTGCTACTTTCAACCGCAGCGTTCGCTTCTGGTCCCCCGGCTGGCGGTTCTGTGTCAGCAGATTCCCGAACCGAGACAGTCATCGTCTTCATAGGAGACTCCTTGACGCAAGGTTACGGAGTTCGATCCGAAGAATCTTATCCAGAACTTGTTGGAGATCGACTTCGCAAGCGCGGCTACAAGGTGAAAATTATCAACGGTGGAATAAGTGGATCCGTGACGGCAGAAGCAGATCGCCGTTTACGCTGGTATTTGAAAGCCAAGCCGCAAATTTTGGTTCTTGCGCTAGGTGCCAACGATGGAATGAAGGGGTCACCACCAGAAGTAATTGAAAGCAATTTAAGAAAAGCGATTGATTTAGCGAAGGCAAACAACATTGAAGTCGTGTTGGGCGGCTTGAAAATGTTTACCAACCTCGGTGACGATTACCTGAGGAAGTATGAATCGGTGTTTCCGCGGCTTTCAAAATCGACAGGAGCTGCGCTTATTCCGTTTCTATTAGAGGATGTAGCGCTGCAAAAAGAATATAACCAATCTGACATGCGTCATCCCAATCCCAAAGGGCACGAAATAATCGCGGATCGGGTGACTTCGGTTTTAGAAAGCACAATGACGAAAAAGCTCGGGCTTGTTCCGGTACTTCCGACGAAAAGCCAGACGAAATAATTAGAGCAAACGAAGGAATAAGTATGAATGAACCTGTATTGGTTTG
Protein-coding regions in this window:
- the lysA gene encoding diaminopimelate decarboxylase, with protein sequence MSSNAFDIADGKIVLGQSRESVMDLVGTMPTPFYFYNADHVVARAQFMLKTYREAGLPISVHYATKANTNPLLLKKLASFGIKADVVSSGEAAVSMGAGFQAQDILFSGVAKTKSEIEFAIQKGIGQINVESLGELQRISEIAEAISKGPGGGRRLIDIGLRLNPNVCPETHPYITTGLQENKFGLEESGIREAVRMLKTMPLLRLRGLSLHIGSQLLDLVALDEAIEIGARLQRELRQETGWLLDRFDVGGGLGIRYETNDESLEFEVVQRHAELLKKHLGVDIQNRLLLEVLTEPGRWLIARCGLLVTEVQYVKETPHKTFVIVDGGMNLLIRPALYEAQHRIEPLARRHGPRADGLIVKRLMDVVGPICESADFLGRDRDLARVEQGDRLAVFDAGAYGRTMASLYNQRGWPDEYVYGSGKVEKANVSN
- a CDS encoding nucleotidyltransferase domain-containing protein, giving the protein MNQPPRSSPLYSPIFAAKDLFETRYHGADAVLVAGSVVRGEASAYSDLDLVVIFPKVPAAYRESFTHKGWPVEAFIHDLETLRYFFYRVDRPEGSATLCEMVKEGLEVPGPSKATDEAKALAAMILKEGPPALSAEEVEDRRYNISELIDDLREPRSRHEMNASAARLYGDLGDFFCRSRGAWTGLGKGLLKRIKSLDPAMARRFSDSFDQVFLHGQPAALIALTEEWLTPYGGFLFDAYRREAPHNWRGK
- a CDS encoding deoxyhypusine synthase family protein, which translates into the protein MATPTSSPASAKTAAKSSPIGGVRQFIDHNYRHFNAAALKDAAQAYEKHLAGGGKMLVTLAGAMSTAELGISLAEMIRQDKVHAICCTGANLEEDVFNLVAHDHYVRIPNYRDLTPEDEQKLLDRHLNRVTDTCIPEEEAIRRIEKAVLDHWEKADKSGERYFPHQFMYKILLSGELKKYYQIDPKDSWLMAAAEKNLPMIVPGWEDATLGNIFASYVIDGGIKNVHTVRSGIEYMTELAAWYTEVAPKSSIGFFQIGGGIAGDFPICVVPMLHQDLKRDHVPLWGYFCQISDSTTSYGSYSGAIPNEKITWGKLGVETPRYVIESDATIVAPLIFAYVLNK
- a CDS encoding sensor histidine kinase, giving the protein MIRAIRNVIENAQKFSKHQTQPVEVRVQQVGENLQIDVKDYGIGMSQNEADKVFEMFYRADSSRGRETGGYGLGLPLVKAIVQAQGGDLQVLDSALEHGCTFRFVLPLGS
- a CDS encoding fatty acid desaturase; its protein translation is MNQDSQISGPVQINANSRASHPKRFLEMSFKELLREINWVSAVFLVLTPMLAVILLPLYMYNNGWSWELTAFLVVLYSISNLSITVCYHRYFAHRSFDVPMWVQMMFLMVASMAFQGSALRWASDHRRHHREVDTDEDPYTINKGFFHAHLGWMLIKDHHPDVDVIPRDLAQHRWVKLQDKYYLFFATFMGFIVPGLLGMVFGFGFWPGLLVGGLTRIVLSQHSTFLINSAAHKFGSQPYTDKNTARDSFTMAFLTFGEGYHNYHHYFQADYRNGVRWYQWDPSKWVIALLAVVGLAKRLKKVSADEILKARIAMDEKRIIARGASRERVQVLRDRIVAAQARWKEIQSEFKKYKTEHPWNQVLIEKRAELELARIEMNNALIAWKIYVKTWLRAQPA
- a CDS encoding aspartate kinase: MDGLIVKKYGGTSVGSIERIESLADRLTREIKLGQKPVVVVSAMSGETNRLIALAEKIDPDYRGSAYDMLIASGEQVSISLLAIALQKRGIKAQPLLAYQLGIRTDSTFAKARIQSIDTDPIFNIVASGAVPVVAGFQGVDEDDNITTLGRGGSDTTAVALAAAIQGRAKCDCEIYTDVPAVFTADPRLVEKAREIPFLSCEEMMEMAALGSKVLHIRCVEIAAKYHVKVHLRSTFEDREGTWILPDVLPATHDQAAGHSNGQSGKKGSSKMNIQIEQPVVSAITHDANTAVFKLFPVPTGPDFLARLFDTLAKKGVVVDIITQSETSEGQRLAFSVTKEDIPLSRQALKDFVDKPEQVTLIENMAKLSVVGVGMRNHPGVAARFFAVLAKTGVPIHLVTTSEIKISAVIDQAKLKEAAQALHSEFGLDSPGTSV